A window from Sphingobacterium hotanense encodes these proteins:
- a CDS encoding phosphodiester glycosidase family protein, protein MHRSYLFKLNYLFLLFLSCSILHSRAQSSDSLTVVNKHWTVKKVAKGVTWKQGHFDNLFNSVQEVNWVEIDLKKQGKHLHLAADAKTLKPTSQFALKNNALVAINGGFFNMKDGGAVDYIKVDGQVVNPTAKKSDRANAVLSIDKKRVTIQAASTDNVEESPARDVMLSGPLLLQNTNRYNLSNNPFNDNRHPRTAIGIAKKNKLILLVVDGRNAQAQGMNLHELASLMKWIGAQDAMNLDGGGSSTLFVNGGSPNDIVNYPSDNKKFDHEGQRNVANIIYLKN, encoded by the coding sequence ATGCATCGAAGTTACCTTTTCAAGCTAAACTACCTATTCCTCCTATTTTTATCCTGTTCTATCCTCCACAGCCGGGCGCAGTCTTCCGATTCATTAACAGTCGTAAATAAGCACTGGACCGTGAAGAAAGTTGCTAAAGGAGTCACATGGAAGCAAGGACATTTCGACAATCTTTTCAACAGTGTGCAAGAAGTCAACTGGGTAGAAATTGATTTAAAGAAGCAAGGAAAACATCTCCATCTCGCTGCAGATGCCAAAACACTTAAACCAACCTCACAATTCGCTTTAAAAAATAATGCCTTGGTGGCTATCAATGGTGGCTTTTTCAATATGAAAGACGGCGGAGCCGTCGATTATATCAAGGTCGATGGACAGGTCGTCAACCCGACTGCCAAGAAATCCGACCGTGCAAATGCGGTCTTAAGCATCGACAAAAAGCGAGTGACCATTCAAGCTGCTTCGACAGACAATGTGGAAGAATCCCCAGCTCGAGACGTCATGCTATCCGGCCCCCTACTCCTCCAAAACACAAACCGCTACAACCTCAGCAATAACCCCTTCAACGATAACCGACACCCTCGGACAGCTATTGGCATTGCCAAAAAGAACAAACTGATCCTTTTGGTTGTCGATGGCAGAAATGCGCAGGCTCAAGGCATGAACCTCCATGAGCTAGCCTCGCTGATGAAATGGATTGGCGCACAAGACGCAATGAACCTTGACGGCGGTGGGAGCTCTACCCTTTTCGTTAACGGCGGAAGTCCCAACGACATCGTCAATTACCCATCAGACAACAAGAAATTTGACCACGAAGGACAAAGAAATGTGGCGAATATTATCTATCTTAAAAACTAA
- a CDS encoding TlpA family protein disulfide reductase yields MQEFKTLKTVHNEYTTTYPFKIIGISIDQNPAAWQTALKQHQLPWTQLLDQQKEKSIASGLFAITSIPATFLLDQEGKIIAKNLRGAELEEFLATLFKEKEAE; encoded by the coding sequence ATTCAGGAATTCAAAACTTTAAAAACAGTTCATAACGAATACACCACAACGTATCCCTTTAAGATTATTGGTATCTCTATCGACCAAAACCCTGCTGCATGGCAAACAGCGTTAAAGCAACATCAGCTGCCTTGGACACAATTGTTAGATCAGCAAAAAGAAAAATCGATTGCTAGCGGATTGTTTGCTATCACTTCCATCCCTGCCACTTTTCTTCTGGACCAAGAGGGCAAGATCATTGCTAAAAACCTGAGAGGCGCAGAATTAGAAGAATTTCTGGCCACGCTTTTCAAAGAAAAAGAAGCAGAATAA
- a CDS encoding FecR domain-containing protein yields the protein MNTYDKRELFKRFLAGKCHTDEAAWLIEQFSEKEFSDAWNECIEEHFQEVDLDEEVLPAYHKISAREYERIEAHVFPPEKTKNPRAPYFRWVAVAAVVATIGYFGFLQFRATQDSDHLEESLIAQQDSMVFTEGSISMTLPDGSQVELSDAQQHADLYAAEKDSSGIAQYRIKERQDKLPYIQQIAVPSRKIAAIVLSDGSKVWLNANSKLKYDANFVGQEREVFLEGEAYFVFRNSKL from the coding sequence ATGAATACTTACGACAAACGAGAACTATTTAAGCGATTTCTTGCTGGCAAGTGCCACACGGATGAAGCAGCATGGCTCATCGAACAGTTTTCCGAGAAGGAGTTCAGTGATGCATGGAATGAATGTATCGAAGAGCACTTCCAAGAAGTGGATTTGGACGAGGAAGTGCTGCCTGCTTATCACAAGATATCAGCAAGAGAATATGAGCGTATCGAGGCTCATGTTTTTCCGCCGGAAAAGACCAAGAATCCGCGAGCACCTTACTTTCGATGGGTGGCCGTCGCTGCTGTTGTCGCCACTATCGGCTATTTCGGCTTTCTACAGTTTCGAGCAACGCAGGATTCCGATCATTTGGAAGAATCGCTGATCGCGCAACAGGATAGCATGGTATTTACTGAAGGTAGTATTTCGATGACTTTGCCGGACGGGTCGCAGGTGGAGCTTTCCGATGCTCAACAGCATGCAGACCTTTATGCGGCAGAAAAAGATAGTAGCGGAATTGCACAGTATAGAATAAAAGAACGACAAGATAAACTTCCTTATATACAACAGATTGCCGTTCCATCTCGAAAGATAGCCGCCATTGTGCTATCGGATGGTAGCAAGGTTTGGTTAAATGCTAACTCCAAGCTAAAGTATGATGCGAACTTTGTTGGACAAGAACGGGAAGTCTTCCTTGAGGGCGAAGCCTATTTTGTATTCAGGAATTCAAAACTTTAA
- a CDS encoding RNA polymerase sigma factor codes for MKDSNLVDHPLILQLRAGDQRAFTKLYEMYSPILLQRLDSLLPDQDIILEIHQTAFIRIWFYRKNILSESGIWPLLHRIARNLVVDYYREASTNEAIKQALLMQATLFYELEEADDSTRSLMEQLYSAIDRLPEKRKAIFMLCKFQGKSYEEAAKLHDVSIGTVKDHMAKAMRFLQQELGPKMYSLLLSLLSFCI; via the coding sequence TTGAAAGACAGCAATCTAGTAGACCACCCATTGATTTTGCAGCTAAGAGCAGGCGATCAAAGAGCTTTTACGAAGCTGTATGAAATGTACTCTCCTATCTTGCTACAGCGTTTAGACAGCTTGTTGCCCGATCAGGATATTATTCTAGAAATACATCAGACTGCTTTTATTCGAATTTGGTTTTACCGCAAGAATATTCTTAGCGAGAGCGGTATATGGCCCTTGCTACATCGCATTGCGCGAAATCTAGTCGTCGATTATTACCGGGAAGCATCCACCAATGAAGCGATCAAGCAGGCATTGTTGATGCAGGCCACACTTTTCTACGAACTCGAGGAAGCAGACGATTCGACAAGGTCCCTGATGGAACAACTGTACTCTGCGATCGACCGGTTACCGGAGAAAAGAAAAGCGATATTTATGCTCTGCAAATTTCAAGGCAAGTCTTATGAGGAAGCGGCCAAGCTACACGACGTGAGTATCGGAACGGTTAAGGACCATATGGCGAAGGCGATGCGATTCCTGCAGCAAGAATTGGGTCCTAAAATGTATAGCTTACTTCTTTCATTGTTGTCCTTCTGTATCTAA
- a CDS encoding HD domain-containing protein → MKEQKKSKDEILDLTVSFVQDTLKDAESGHDWWHIQRVWNNTKHILQHEKADPLVCELTALLHDIADSKFHDGDETIGPRVAGEFLHSIGVEQEIIEHVQHIILNMSFKASLGEVTFHSKELEVVQDADRLDAIGAIGIARAFTYGGFKNREIYNPNIPAQLNQDKESYKKTTAPTINHFYEKLLLLKDKMNTPTAKAIAEKRHDYMEGFLEQFYGEWKGDQ, encoded by the coding sequence ATGAAGGAACAAAAGAAAAGTAAGGACGAAATTCTCGACCTGACAGTCTCTTTTGTTCAGGACACATTGAAAGATGCCGAATCGGGTCACGATTGGTGGCATATTCAACGTGTATGGAACAATACCAAGCATATTCTGCAACACGAAAAAGCAGATCCCTTAGTCTGCGAGTTGACGGCTTTGTTGCATGATATTGCGGATAGCAAATTCCATGATGGCGATGAAACTATTGGTCCGCGGGTGGCTGGAGAATTCCTTCATTCCATTGGGGTCGAGCAGGAAATCATTGAACATGTGCAGCACATTATCCTGAATATGTCGTTCAAAGCGTCTCTGGGTGAAGTGACATTTCATTCCAAGGAATTAGAGGTTGTGCAGGATGCAGACCGATTGGATGCTATTGGAGCGATCGGGATTGCACGAGCATTTACCTATGGTGGATTTAAGAACCGAGAAATCTATAATCCGAATATTCCCGCACAATTAAATCAAGACAAGGAGTCGTATAAGAAAACGACAGCACCGACCATCAATCACTTCTACGAGAAATTGTTGCTGTTGAAAGATAAGATGAATACACCGACCGCAAAAGCGATTGCTGAGAAACGCCATGATTACATGGAAGGATTTTTGGAACAATTTTATGGCGAATGGAAAGGCGATCAATAA